DNA from Hippoglossus hippoglossus isolate fHipHip1 chromosome 13, fHipHip1.pri, whole genome shotgun sequence:
atttctggatcaggaggcggatccatgaatttttttcacattcttaACATTGCGGgcattttcctcattttccaagggaataatttctggatcttgattttaaaaaaactcAGCCACATTTAAGGGACAGATATctagtgtgtacaatttggtacAGCTAGGTATGGGCTCTACTGAGTTCCATGCTATGACAAATATAGtgaatattgtgtattttgtcttGTGACTTgagattttttcttttactaaaagaaaataagagTAAATACTACCAGGCCTCATTATATCACAGTTTATAATATCATAGTGTCAAACATGGGGGATCAGTTTAAATTGATTTCACACCTGCCATGGCTCCAGGCTttgcacagcagcacagctgtGGCCGCTGAAAGGTCCTCCCCCTGGCTCACAGCGCAGCAAGTCACCGAGCGCGTGCGCCAGAGCATACACTGCCTTGTAGATATTGTACTCAGGCCGGAGGTTAGAGACATCTAAAAACTCAGTCTCCACATTCTCTATGTCTTCATCCCCAGTGCACAGCGCTCCTGCTGCTTCCATCCAAGCTGCCGGAGCTGGAGCAAATCTACACTGAAATGTGTGTTCCCAAAACTGCCTCACCTGGAATGCATGTAGACACGGAAATAACAGTATTTCATCATTATATAATCACAGATCTGCTTGTAAGATTATAATCTCACCATGCTGTTTCTATTGTTAGTGTTGTCTTCTCTGTCAGGACGGATGTGTAACAGAAAATCCCTGAGTCCTGGTATTTCTCCCCGACGGATGGCGATGCCCAGTGTTCCTCCCAGGTACGGCATGAGGTCGGGGGACTTCagcacagcagctgatgtcCAGGCTTCACTGGCCATCCACTGCAGGCCTGTCACATTCTGCCTCACGACCTGTGCATTGCATtatattgaatacattttttttagaattATGTACAACAGCTATAGTTTACTTTGTAGCACAGaacaattataaaatatataaaataaaaaacttagaCCAGTGTCATACTACTAAGAGACACaagaacaatttaaaatgaGGTTGACTCTCAAATCTTGAGTCACAACAAGAGTTAGATAAGTAAATACCTCTTTCATTAACTGTATCATGTGGATCTGATGTGCAAACACGATGACCACACGAGCTGTGGAtttcttcatcacctccacaATTCTCCCTATTTCGACCGGGTCGTCCCCCCAGGGTAAGATCTCTGTGTAGGCCAGACAACCTCCACCGGATGCAGCCAAGTCAGACTGAAAAGATCTGGAAACGTGGAGTCCATAGTCATCATCACTGAGCAGCAGACCTGCCCACGTCCAGGCAAAATGTTGGAGTATCTGAATCATGGCACGTACCTAAgtgaacagagggagggatgagtgCAAAGATTCATGTCTCAGTTAATTCCTCTTATTGTGGTCTTTTATTTAAAGCCAGTATTGTGTCTGaggcaacatattttttaatccaGGGGACATCTTTGATGTGCACACAACTTCCTGTGAGCCataatttgaatttgttatCTCTAGACAGAGTTTCACCTGAAAAGCATCACTTGGTATTGTTCTGAAGAAGGACGGGAATCTTTGACGGTCACTCAGGCAGGAACACGTGGCAAAATAACTCacctataaaaaaacaacaacatatggTATCTATACAGGATTTGCTTTTCATAAAAGTCAGCAGAATTcatttaataattcattaaaataaaaaaagtcctTGCATTACAATGTACATGTCCTAATCAAACTATTTTAACATGTcagatttattcaaattaaagcatcagAAGCAAAGCTAAGACCAAAAAGAAACTTACAATGGGCAATTTGAATAAACCTATCACATCAGAGGTGGCGATAGAAAACGTTGAGAAGGGATCACCCACAATCCCCAGGACTGGAGGAGGCCCCACACAGGCCTCCTGAAGCAGAGAGTGCTCCTCTCGACCGCTGGCCAGAGACAACGCGGCACTGAATCCAATCACCAGCGTGGCACAGTTATCGTACAGACTGTATCCCAGAGTCACATTAGGCAGCAGGTCTGCGCTTCTGTTGATCTCTTCGATAGCAAAGGCCATGGTCATGGCATGTCTGAACCCTGGAGGGTCAAAGCtaacacataaacagacacaatTCACCACTGTGAAGTTATATATGTTGATATTAtacaataaaactgtttcattcTGCAGGAGTATGAGACTTACCCCTGGCAGCTGAGCTGAGTCGGCTCTGAGGTGAACGTCAGATCAGGGAACACGGAGGTGTAGTGGACTTCAAACAACCCACCCAGAATCACATCACCAGGCTTGTGCATCCCATTGAGATAAAACTGCCTCCTTAGCTTACAGGAtgaggagtgagaggaagacTCAGATGAGAAAAGTGAGGGCGGGAGCATAATCAACAATGAGAAGccatgaaagaagaaaaatgtgtctAGAAATGGCCCCATTGCTGCCGTCCCTCCCTCCAGCCCCGTCTCTGATCTTAATGCAGGAGTGCTTGATTTTATATGCAGGGTGATTTTCTTGATAGTTTCATACCGCCCATCAGGGCTTGGGCAGACATTTGGGGGAGGGAAAGCTCATATCCAATTTATACACATGATTACATAATTCACGcactttgattttaattattttgctTTTGTGAAGTTGGAGGTCATCTTGAGTTTCTGTCTCTCGGTCACCATGAACTATCTCGTATGGAAAGATCAATAAATTGTCATTTTGTAGATAACAATAAGTATGAATGACAATGGAGATTAAAGACAAGAACAAAGCAATGGCATCAAGTGCTACTCATGAAATTGAGACATTATCATGTCGGGTTTAAGTGAACTTTTGGTGTCTATGCATTTCTGAATGGggattttttctctctcactatAATAAATCTCCTTATAGAGAGGAATCGGTGACCCGTCATTTAAAAGAACAACTCTACAGTCTGTTGAATTAGTAAAAGCTGAACTAAACAATTGCACATTTACCAGTGTTTTGGGTGAACTCATGTTTTAAGGGTGGTTTCCTGTAAAATACTCTTAGCGAATCTTAAGTAATAATTACCACCTTCCATCTCATTGTGTTTACTTAAGAGTACTCCAGCAGAGATTTGGTTCACAAAACACACTGTTTGTATGACTGTGGGCTGTTATTGTCCTATTTATTCATtcctttttaattattgtttgaaTTGCTGTGTTTTGAGTTGCATTTATCACAGTATATTTTGAATTGGTTTCTGTTTTGGGTATTAGTTATAATTATGTGGTTGCTTAGTTACCTCCaacgaggaggttatgtttttgctcctgttcatttgtctgttttttagcaggttttataaaaaacattgaacaGGTTTTAACAAAGcttggtggaatgatgggaCATTGGCCAAGGACCCATTCAATTGTGTTGGGGATCAGGTGAAAGTGGTGAATCCAGGCTTTTTTCCACCCACTTACTTTAACAATGTGAGATTAAgtgtttttggacattttcaccaatttcccagggaatgattcatggatctcaatggaaaaaaaatccgGCACATTAAGAAAACTGATATccacgagtgtgtgaaatgttgctTGGCTCGACTGTATTtaaagtggactgttgggccttgtttgttttaaatagtaATTTAACAAGAgtagaagagaaacagaggcacTCAGTGGAGGTTATAAAGTACATACAGCCTAAGGAACTGAAAAATACAGAGCAAGGACATCCTCTCTGTGATGTACAGTATGCTGACGTACAGTAGGAGGGAATCTTTAGTCTGAAAAGCTATATAAAGCAGCGAATACACAGTTATtgcccacatgcacacacttggGGGATGATGGGGATCTCAGCTCTCTTTGTTTGCCTCATATGGGCTCTGGGTCTGTTTGAGCTGAACTCTGCTCTTGGCTTGAATGGGTCTGGGATGAAATGTAAGCTGCAGGGTACGGCTCATCCACCTGCCTTCTCAATGGACGGGGACTATGTGGTTGGGGGGGTTTTCTCCATACACTACTACATGCACACAGTGAGGTATAACTACACCATGGAGCCTGAGCCGCTGAGGTGCATAGGGAGGTTTGTATAACAGGGAGAAGTGGGGAATAAAAGGATGTTGGACCTTGTGGGgacataaatgttttaaatttggaTATTGTGCTtaaaatctttttgttttaattttttgaTGTTAAGTTACATGTGTTATATTCAAAATGTGTCCAGTGTGGCTGTAGGAGAAAAGATTATGATTTGTGATTCTTaaatgaaaacagctgtttttaacatttattaatatttccCAGAATAAGAACAGATTAACGCTGTGAAATTAGTTGTCATTAGTTGTGTGAAATTAGTTGACTATTGACATTAAATCTTCTCCTGGCTATTCTTATTATGATGTTATATATGATGAGGTATgatcttcttgtttttaatttgttttctgtgtgaagcACTTAGTAACAGCaacttattattataattattattagttgttgaagtagtagtagtagtattactaataataatatatattatatatataaataatattttcattagtAGTGTTATTATTTGTACAGTTAGTATGCCTGTGGTTTTTCCGCTAATATGATTAGGCTATGACGATAATTgcgattattattataactattagtagtattagtagtactcctgtttgtattattagtattattctTAGGCCTGTGATTCTCCCATTAGAACACGTGATCCCATCCTATGTAAACTTGTTTAcatacatgtgtgcatgtgcagcatcGACTCCCGTGAGCTGCGCTTCTCACGCGCCATGGTCTTCGCCATCGAGGAGATCAACAACAGCTCGAACCTGCTGCCGGGCGTCACGCTCGGTTACCACATCTACGACTCGTGCGCCTCGGTGCCGATGGCGGTGCGTCTAGCTTTCCAGCTCTCCAACGGCCAGGACCCGGAGTTCAGCCCCGGCAACGACCACAACTGCTCCCAGTCCGGAATGGTGATGGCCATCGTTGGCGAGTCCGGCTCCACGCCATCCATCAGCATGTCGCGCGTCATCGGGCCCTTTAACATCCCTCAAGTAAATCTATTTGTGTTTCTACtcaattcattcattataaACCAGTGCGATTCACAGTTGTTTTTGGAGATGAAGAATCCCACTGTGTTGCTCCAGGTGAGCCACTTTGCCACCTGCGCCTGCCTCTCCAACAAGAAGCAGTACCCGAGTTTCTTCAGGACGATCCCCAGTGACCAGTTCCAGGCCAACGCGCTGGCCAAACTGGTCAAACACTTCGGCTGGACGTGGATCGGTGCTGTGCGCTCGGATTCGGACTATGGCAACAACGGCATGGCGTCTTTCCTGGACGCAGCGCACAGAGAGGGCATCTGCGTGGAGTACTCCGAGTCCTTCTACCGCACCCACCCGCGCAGCAAGATCCAGAGAGTGGCTGAAGTGATCCGCAGGTTTCTGCACCACTGACTGTGTTGACACTGAGCTTCTGCACATTAAAATCACTAAATATATTCAGTCACACAACATTAGAAGATTAGAAAATGGTTTTATTAAGATagtgcaaatacaaaacaatgtaataaataatactGAATAATAACTGACTCTTCATGTTTATTGATCTTATAGGCCTGGATAAAAATACTCATTGAGAAACTGTACATTCAAAACACTGAAGTTCTCATGTTTGCTGGTTTAAAAAATCTTTATCCATATTAACTGTGCATTATGCATTATATCGTCTCTCCAGGTCGACAGCCACGGTTATTGTGGCCTTCGTAGCCTCTGGAGACATGAGGATCCTGTTTGAGGAGCTGTCCCgggagcctcctcctcctcgtcagtGGTTAGGAAGCGAGGCCTGGGTGACTGACTCAGAGCTGCTGAGGTTCTCCTTCTGTGCCGGGGCCATTGGAATTGGCATCCAGCAAGCTGTCATCCCCGGCCTGAGGGACTTCCTGCTGGATCTGCCCGCCACCAAAGTGTCTGCGTCCCCGGTGCTGACTGAGTTCTGGGAGAGTGAATTCCACTGCAGGCTGGACCAAAGTGAGGAAGTTGTGCAGACTTATTTTTCCCTCTTAAAACATAGGTGACACtatcagttgtgttgtgttgttgtcacaaTTTGTGGAGCTGCATGGtaattcaagtttatttatgtgcttcacaataaacatcaaagatacatgaaaaatacatgagaTGACTAAACATATGAgatgaaaatatttgaaataagagaatatttcaaatatataagGTATAAATGCAAGCTGAAAATATAATAAGGTACAAGGTAATAATGAAATAGATATTAAATAAGTGAAAAGTAGAAgacaaataagataaataatcaTACATGAAACGTAAACTTAAAAATGGAGAACATTAAgaatataataaagttatttaaaaggATACTGACAGTGCACATGCTGCATACTAATAATAATGTGCAGTGATATCATAGCAATCATAATTATACTGATATATAATTATAACGGAACAGCACAATACAGCATAATACTATGATAATATCATATTCATGTTTTAGTAAATATGAATACAGGTCAAGTCAGTTTCAAGGAAATTGTTctcattattttcataaatgtaaatgttaatttgttaaaaaaaagcccAGTCTCCTCCTCGTTGTTTTTAGGTGCAGCCACAGGAGAGAGTTTATGTGATGGAACTGAAGACATTCAGACGCTCCAGAGCCCGTACACCGACACCTCTCAGCTCCGCATCACCAACATGGTGTACAAGGCTGTTTATGCAATAGCTCATGCCATTCATAATGCAGTGTGCCAGAAAACTAACTCTACAAGAGAGTGTGACAAAGTCACCAGGACAGAGTCCAAACAGGTCGGTCCaaacaaatactgtatgtcATATACTTACCAAGACGAAAATGTACTTTACATCATTTACTTCCtgtcttctttcatttcaccCTCACAGGTTCTTACTGAGCTGAAGAAAGTCAGCTTTTCCCAGAATGGTTATGATGTGTCGTTTGATGCCAATGGAGACCCGGTGGCCACATATGAGCTGGTCAACTGGCAAAGAAGTGCGAGCGGCAGCATTGAGTTGGTGACAGTGGGGCACTACAATGCGTCGCTGCCGG
Protein-coding regions in this window:
- the LOC117773011 gene encoding extracellular calcium-sensing receptor-like, with the translated sequence MMGISALFVCLIWALGLFELNSALGLNGSGMKCKLQGTAHPPAFSMDGDYVVGGVFSIHYYMHTVRYNYTMEPEPLRCIGSIDSRELRFSRAMVFAIEEINNSSNLLPGVTLGYHIYDSCASVPMAVRLAFQLSNGQDPEFSPGNDHNCSQSGMVMAIVGESGSTPSISMSRVIGPFNIPQVSHFATCACLSNKKQYPSFFRTIPSDQFQANALAKLVKHFGWTWIGAVRSDSDYGNNGMASFLDAAHREGICVEYSESFYRTHPRSKIQRVAEVIRRSTATVIVAFVASGDMRILFEELSREPPPPRQWLGSEAWVTDSELLRFSFCAGAIGIGIQQAVIPGLRDFLLDLPATKVSASPVLTEFWESEFHCRLDQSAATGESLCDGTEDIQTLQSPYTDTSQLRITNMVYKAVYAIAHAIHNAVCQKTNSTRECDKVTRTESKQVLTELKKVSFSQNGYDVSFDANGDPVATYELVNWQRSASGSIELVTVGHYNASLPVGQEIHISRNLTWMEGGTQVPASVCTDSCPAGTRKVLQRGKPICCYDCVPCPEGEISNATDSADCFPCSDESWPNAERNTCLPKPVEFLSIHEVLGIILAAFSVGGVCLAVITAAVFFRHRTSPIVRANNSELSFLLLFSLTLCFLCSLTFMGAPSEWSCMLRHTAFGITFVLCISCVLGKTIVVLMAFKATLPGRNIMKWFGPPQQRMTVVSFTFIQVLICIIWLVVSPPFPMKNLTIYKERIILECALGSAIGFWAVLGYIGLLAFFCFVLAVLARKLPDNFNEAKLITFSMLIFCAVWIAFIPAYVSSPGKFTVAVEIFAILASSFGLILCIFAPKCYIILFKPEKNTKKHLMNKNES